Genomic segment of Paenibacillaceae bacterium GAS479:
TGCAGCTTCGGCTGTAGCTACTGTTATGTCAGGCGGATGCCAGTCGGCATGTTCCGGGCTGAGCCCTGGGGCAGCTGGGTGGACGTCAAGCAGTTGGATGAAAGAGCGTTCCGTAGGGAGTGGGCGCGAGAGTCGGACAAAGGATCGCTAAGCATCTTTTTTGGTTCGGCTACGGACCCTTATCAGCCGTCTGAAGCGGAGCATGGCACAACTCGGCGGCTGCTGGAGCTCATGTTGGAGCGGCCGCCAGCTTTCCTGCTGCTCCAGACGCGAAGCGCGCTAATTGTGCGAGACAAAGAGCTGCTCAAGGCATTCGGCGGAGCAATTCGGGCAAGCATTACGCTGGAAACGGATGATGAAGCGGTTCGCCGTCATTTTACGCCGTCAGCACCGCCGCTAGCGGCGCGATGGCGAGCGCTTCGTGAGCTGCAGGAGGCCGGGGTACCCGTTCAAGCCGCTGTATCACCGCTGCTACCACATACGCATGAATTTGCTGCAAGACTGGCCCGAGAAGCATCGCGCGTCGTCGTGGATGATTTTCACCGTGGAGACGGCAGCGGCGGTCGGCGCTCAGCTCAGCTCGGGATGCGGGAACAATACCGCTCACTCGGGTTGGAAGCTGATTATGCGCCGGCCGCCGCGGACCGGTTCTATGAGACACTGCAAAGCTTTTCCGGCGTTAACGTGCATTTTTCCCGGGGAGGATTCCTCCCTTAAAGGGTTGGCTGCTGCCTTCGTCACCGGTTGATTCCAATACTGGGGTGTACGATGCATCAATATAAGTGACGGCAGAAACATCGGTAATGACCTGTGGATACATGCGACCCGGTTCAGGCTTAATAGCTTCTACTGAAATATATGCCTTGTCCCCACTAAAGCGGACACCGCTGATGCGAAGCCCGTATCCGGGGTTCGGCGCTTGAGCTGTCACGGTTACTTTGCGAACATGCTCGTCCTGATCCGCCGTATCGAGCGAAAGCCCTTGTAAAGGTGTTACGGAAGAAGAGGGCTTGTCTGGATTGCCATTTTGCTTGATTTTATCCATGAATTTCAATCCCCCATCTACCCAGGCTGCCGCGTCGCTGCGCGAGACAGCTTCTTTGGGTTTGAATTGTCCACTATCGTCGAGCTTGCTGATGTTGCTCGTCAGGAGCAGTTGCACGCTTCCCCGGTAAGGCTCAGCTATCTGCTTCTCGTCGGCGAGCACGATCCCGAGATTGTTGAAGCTGTAGTCGCCGGTTGTCAAAATCGCTTGCAGCAGTAGATGGGCGAATTGCTCGCGGCTGATCGAAGCGGATGGCTTGACTTCATTGTCGAGGTCGAGTCCATTAATTGCGGCGATAAGAAAAGGTTTCGAATACCACGCCGTATCGCTCATGCTAGGGAAATATTGACTTGCCTCGGGCTTTTGGATGAACTGGATGGCATCCAGTTTGAGGCCGAAAGCCTTCACTAGCAATGATACGGCTTGCGAGTAGGTCATGGCCGACTTGGGCTGGAACTCACCGGAGCCGGTTCCGGTGATCAGTCCTGCCTGCTCCAGGCTGCGGATGGACAGAGCATTGGAATCCTGATCCACATCTGAGAAGGCCCCTGCAACTTGCGGCGCCGCAGTCGCCAGCATGAGCGCCGCGAGGCTGCTTGCGAGCAATTTTTGTGCGGATAAGTTTTTGTGCATCCTGCATGCATCTCCTCTCTATACGGGAAGGCTCCTTGGATACTTCTATCCTAGTATGGCCGATATCGGAAAAACCTTCCTTATCTATAAAGACGCTGTGAAGTAAACGATTGTTGCGGCCGTTAAGGCCGAATCGTAACCCGCGTTCCTAGCGGAACAAGCGCGGATAGCGCCAGAACATCATCATTATACATTCTAATGCAGCCATGAGAGACCGCTCTGCCGATCGATGACGGATCATTAGTACCATGAATACCGTAGTGAGGCTTGGAAAGGCCCATCCAGAGCACTCCGAAAGGCCCTCCGGGATTTTCCTGTTTGTTGATGATTCTCAGTTCGCCTGTTGGCGTTTTGGTTAGTATTTTGCCGACGGCGATCGGGAACTGTCGGACGACTTGGTCTCCATCCAGCAAATATAGAGCACGATCGGATAAATCCACGATAATGCGATATTGGGGCATGTGCGCTTCATCCCTTTTTAGCCAGCTTATGCCCGACAAGTGGGTGCCCGTATGGGTTTTTGTCCATTCGCCCAGTCCAGCAATTCTAGCTGTCTATGGAACACAAATAAACCGTCACTCCCGATATGGACTGCAGTCCTTGGAAGGGCGGTTTTGCTCGTGGGCATTAGGATGGGTACGAGAAGATATAGCCCTGTGAGGACATGAGTGGGCTGATGATGAAGCTTTTAAGCAAGCGTTTTTTGGGCGATCGTCGAATGGCTGGTTTGGCGGATAACGAGGCGACCCTCGAATTTACATTCCTCCACAAAATAATAGGTTCCAGCAATTTTGACCGTATTGCTATTGAACATTTCAATGGGATATCCGTCCTCGACGAGGCAGGAATCTTTGTAAACCGCAATGAGCCATCTTTCTTCATAGGCTTGTTTAAAGTGAGCTGGCTCACTCAACAGTTTCAGCAGCAGCATGACAGCAACCCCTAGACCAATTTCTACGTGATACAAATTGTATCATAAATGACGTGTAGAATGGAAGAGGAAGAATGATTCTGCTTATGCGAGATTCAGAGATGGGCAGCCATCCGAAGTGATGATAGTTCCGAAGGACAAGATTCACCAAGTTTGAGCTCCTGTTGAGGCATAACCACGCGGATGTTTAGCCTGCCCTGTAAAAGGAAACAATCAGCTTGTCCAACTGTTGGCTAAGCTCCAAACTGTATCCAGATGAGCTTGCAGGAGTTTTGTTCAGAGCCTCGCGCAAAACTTCAATATTCTTCATAATTTCTTTCTTGTTCGACAATTTCACTCACATCCTTTGAGGGTTTGATGGAAAATCTTGTCGACATATTTTA
This window contains:
- a CDS encoding S-layer homology domain-containing protein — protein: MHKNLSAQKLLASSLAALMLATAAPQVAGAFSDVDQDSNALSIRSLEQAGLITGTGSGEFQPKSAMTYSQAVSLLVKAFGLKLDAIQFIQKPEASQYFPSMSDTAWYSKPFLIAAINGLDLDNEVKPSASISREQFAHLLLQAILTTGDYSFNNLGIVLADEKQIAEPYRGSVQLLLTSNISKLDDSGQFKPKEAVSRSDAAAWVDGGLKFMDKIKQNGNPDKPSSSVTPLQGLSLDTADQDEHVRKVTVTAQAPNPGYGLRISGVRFSGDKAYISVEAIKPEPGRMYPQVITDVSAVTYIDASYTPVLESTGDEGSSQPFKGGILPGKNAR
- a CDS encoding DNA repair photolyase; this encodes MNIGGSGRSEMDGQAEDSGKPASVKRKTTRWLNPAGGYLEGFTHTLNPYTGCSFGCSYCYVRRMPVGMFRAEPWGSWVDVKQLDERAFRREWARESDKGSLSIFFGSATDPYQPSEAEHGTTRRLLELMLERPPAFLLLQTRSALIVRDKELLKAFGGAIRASITLETDDEAVRRHFTPSAPPLAARWRALRELQEAGVPVQAAVSPLLPHTHEFAARLAREASRVVVDDFHRGDGSGGRRSAQLGMREQYRSLGLEADYAPAAADRFYETLQSFSGVNVHFSRGGFLP
- a CDS encoding L,D-transpeptidase catalytic domain, which encodes MPQYRIIVDLSDRALYLLDGDQVVRQFPIAVGKILTKTPTGELRIINKQENPGGPFGVLWMGLSKPHYGIHGTNDPSSIGRAVSHGCIRMYNDDVLALSALVPLGTRVTIRP